DNA from Desulfurobacteriaceae bacterium:
TCTTCAATTTCTCTCGCGGCAAAACTATCAGAAGAGTGCGAAGTAATTTTAACATTAGGATTAAGTTCAACTTCTCCCAAAATAACGGCTTCTTCTAACCACTTTACAAAGTCAATACCATTTCCACCCAAATGGTAAAACTCACCCATGTAGTTATCAAGATCTAAGACTTCTATATCTTTACCATATCTTTTTACAATCTCTTTTAGTTCGTTTACACTTCTTACTAAAGTGTATCCAGGCGGTGGTGTTCTTGTGTCATCGAGATATATTTTCATTGTTAAACCCTTTAGTTTGCAATTTTCGGAGGTTATTATGGGCAAAATTTTAGTAGAAATTGGAAACTGTGTAAAAGAAGTGGAAATAAAAAGAAAAAGTATTAGAGTAGACAGACTCTTAGAACTTTTAGGAATTTATCCAGAAACAGCGGTTGTTGTGAAAGATGGTGAGCTCCTTTGTGATGATGAGAAGATAACAGATGGAGAAAAGGTAAAAGTTGTAATTGCTACTTCTAAAGGATAGATAAATGAAACGGGTTATGGCACTAGATGTTGGATTCAAGAAAATAGGTGTTGCCGTTTCAGATCCACTCCTTTTAACAGCGAGACCTTATACAATAATATACAGAAAAAGTAACAAAGAAACCTTTAAAGAACTTCTAAAAATCATAGATGATCTTAACGTTGGAAAAGTTTTAATAAGCATTCCCATAAACTCTCAAGGGGAAATAACAAAGATAGGAGAAAAGTTTAAGAAATTCGCAAACAAATTTAGCGAGTATTTAAAAAGTATTGGAAAAGAAATAGAAATTGAGTTTGTTGATGAATCTTATTCCACTTTAGAAGCAAAGGAACTATACAAAACTTTAGGGAAGAAAGAAAAAGACGAACTTGACGACGTTGCAGCAGCACTTCTTTTAAAAGAGTGGCTTGAAAAGAAAAGTTCCACCTCTTGACACAAGTGGGTATTCCTTCTATATTTTCTCTTGCAAAGCCGAGGTAGCTCAGTTGGTAGAGCAGAGGACTGAAAATCCTCGTGTCGGCGGTTCGATTCCGCCCCTCGGCACCATTTTTTCTAACAAATAAAAAAACAAGAAGAAACTAAAGATATTTTTATTTATAAATCCCTTGCCCGGGTGGCGGAATTGGCAGACGCACGGGACTTAAAATCCCGGGGCCGCAAGGCCGTGCGGGTTCGATTCCCGCCCCGGGCACCACGTGTTCTACATCCATCTTAAACTCCCGCAAATTCCCCTTTACAAAAATTAACGTTTACCAATATATTTATTTTCCAATCTGAAGTTTTTCCTTTTGGAGGTAGTAAATGGAGTCCCTAATTTTTCTTTTTCTCATTACTTTTCTTATAAATATCCCTTTTGGATGGTTAAGAGAAGGAACAAAGAAGCTATCTCCTCTTTGGTTCCTTTATATTCACGCTCCAATACCGTTTATAATCTTTTTAAGGATTAGTTTAGGAGTACCTTGGAAATTCGCTCCCTTACTTATTATAGTTGCTATTCTTGGACAACTTGTAGGATCAAGAGTCCGAAGAAAAAGACAACTTACCTACTCTTAGGAGGAAATATGAACTTTCATGCTACAACCATTTGCGCAGTCTTAAGAGATGGAAAAGTTGCAATGGCTGGAGACGGTCAGGTAACTCTTGGAAATACAATCTTTAAGAATGGTGCAAGGAAAGTAAGAAAAATTTATGGTGGAAGAGTTTTAGTGGGTTTTGCTGGTTCTGTTGCCGATGCTTTTTCTCTCTTAGAAAGATTTGAAGATAAACTACAAACTTTCAGTGGAAATCTTTTAAAGTCTGCAGTAGAACTTGCAAAAGATTGGAGAACCGATAGAGTTTTAAGACGCCTTGAAGCTATGCTTTTAGTCGCCGATAGAACAAAAATTCTCTTAATTTCAGGTAATGGAGATGTAATAGAACCGGATATTCCTGTAATGGCTATCGGTTCTGGAGGAGCTTACGCTCAAGCAGCTGCAACTGCACTTTATGAAAATACGGATCTTTCTGCTAAAGAGATAGCACTAAAATCTCTTGAAATAGCTGGGAAAATCTGCGTCTATACCAACACAAATATCGTAGTAGAAGAACTCGAATAATTTGGAGGAAAAATGTTTGGAAAACTTTTTGGAAAGGGTGATGAGAAGAAGAAGGAAACAATTAGTGAAAAGTTTTTAACTCCTAAAGAAATAGTAAAAGAACTTGATAAATACATTATTGGTCAAAAAGAAGCCAAGAAAGCAGTAGCAATAGCTTTAAGGAATAGATGGAGAAGACAAAGACTTCCAGAAGATATGAGAGACGAAGTAGCTCCGAAAAACATAATAATGATTGGGCCAACAGGAGTTGGAAAAACGGAAATAGCAAGAAGACTAGCAAAACTTGTAAAAGCTCCATTTATAAAAGTTGAGGCTACAAAATTTACAGAAGTTGGATACGTTGGAAGGGACGTTGAATCCATAATAAGGGACTTAGTGGAAATAGCCATTAATATGGTCAAAGAAGAAAAGATGGAAGCTGTTATGGAAAGGGCTAAAGAACTGGCTTACGATAGACTTGCCGAAATTATGGTTCCTGAACCTCAAGACCAAAAACAGTCTATTCAAAATCTCTTTGATGTATTCTTATCTCCTCAAAAAGCTCAAGATTATGACCTAGAAAAAGAAAAAGCAAGAATAAAAGATGAAAGGAACAGAATAAAAAAACTCCTAAAAGAAGGAAAACTTGACGATGAAATCGTTGAAATAGCCGTTACTGTTGAAACTCCAAGTGTAAACGTAATAGGAGTTGGTGGAGACTTAGCAAACCTTCAGGATATGCTCTCTTCTATTTTCCCAAAACCTAAAAAACTTAGAAAAATGAAGGCGAAAGAAGCTCTTCGCTATTTAGCACAGGAAGAAGCCCAAAAGCTTATAGATATGGACGAGGTCATAAGAGAAGCAATAGATAGAGTTGAAAATCAAGGAATAGTTTTCATAGATGAAATAGATAAGGTAGCAGCAAGAAGCGGTGGAAAAGGTCCTGACGTTTCAAGAGAGGGTGTTCAAAGAGACCTTCTACCGATAGTTGAAGGAAGCAAAGTATCAACAAAGTATGGTTTAGTGAGAACTGATCACATTCTTTTTATTGCAGCTGGTGCTTTCCACATCGCCAAACCTTCAGATTTACTCCCTGAACTTCAAGGAAGATTCCCAATAAGGGTTGAATTAAAACCTTTAACAAAAGAAGATTTTGTGAAGATACTTACAGAACCAAAAANNNNNNNNNNCGCACTTACCAAGCAGTACAAAGCTCTTCTTGAAACTGAAGGAGTAGAAATAGAATTTACTCCAGACGGCATAGAGGAAATTGCAAGAATAGCTGAAGAAGCCAATACAAAAGCTGAAAACATTGGTGCAAGAAGACTCCATACAGTAATGGAAAAACTTTTAGAAGATATTTCTTTCGATGCTCCTGAAATGAAAGGACAAAAAATCATCATAGATAGAGAATATGTAAGAGGAAAACTAGAAGGCATCATAGAAAGCGAAGACCTTACAAAGTACATCCTCTAAAGGAGAAAAGATGCACGAAAAAATTATTTCCAAGATAAGGTCTTTAGGCTGTGATGGATATGTTTCTTTTGATAGTGCAGAGAATTATTATCTAACCGGTTTTTCTTCCTCTTTTGGTGTTTCTGTTCTTTTTTCAAGTGGAGATTGTATATTTTTTACCGATGGACGATACTTTGAAAAAGCAAAAGAAGAACTAAAAAATTGGAACGTTAGACTTTTTAAAACGTGGAATGAATTTTTTAAAGACGAGAAAGTAAAGAGATTCCAAAAAGTTATAGTTGATCCTTCAAGATTAAAGCTTTCTACCTTTAGAAAGCTATCTTCCCATTTTGAGGTAGTAGAAGAAGAAGGTTTCTTAAATGAGTTCAGAGTTATTAAAACCCAAGAAGAAATCTCCTTAATAACACGTGCCATAAACATTGCTGAAATTTCTTTAAAAAGTGTTCTACACTTACTTAAACCAGGAATAACGGAAAAAGAATTTAGAAAAGAACTTCTTAATGCTTTCTTTAAGTTTGGAGGAGAAGGAGAGGCTTTTGAAATAATTGTTGCAAGCGGTAAAGGAAGCACGATACCACACTGGAAAACTTCAAATAAAGAAATAAAGGACGGAGATGTGGTAATTATTGACTTTGGAACTGTTTACAGAGGTTATGTTTCAGATATTACAAGAACTTTTTTAATTGGAAATGTTCCTTATGAAATAAAAAGAATTTATGAAGTTGTTAAAGAAGCTCAAGAAATTGGAATTAAAGCCTTGAAAGCGGGAAAAGCTTGTAAAGAGGTTGACCTTATAGTCAGAAACTATATAGAAGAGAGAGGATATGGCGAGTATTTTGTCCATTCTACAGGCCACGGAATAGGAGTAGAAGTTCACGAAGCCCCAATCCTTTCAAAAAGATCAGTAGAAGTTTTAAAAGAAGGAATGGTTGTAACTGTTGAACCGGGAATTTACATCCCAGAACTAGGAGGAGTAAGAATAGAAGATAATTGTTTAATTACTGAGGACGGGTGTTTTGTATTAAGTGATTTGGAGAAGTAATATTAGAGGTAGTCTTTTAGAAATCGTTTTATTTTTTCAGAAATTTCAAAAACCTTAGGTGTTTGATTAAGAACTTCTTCAAATATTTCTTCTACCTTTTCAAAAACGTACTCGTGGGCTATGAGATTTCTAACATCTCTTAAAACTAACAACTCGTCTGCACTTTTGACTATCTCCAACTTTTCAAGGTAGTTTGCTACATCTATTAATGTTTTCTTTTCTTCTCTCAAAAACTTTAAAAAAGACCTTATTACTCTTGAAGTTAAAATATCGACACTTCTTGCAAATCTTGAAGTTAAAGCTTCAAACTCTACAAGTTCCTGAGATTCATAACTTTCCTTTATGCCTATCTTTTTACATCTTTCATAAGACTCTGAAAGATAAGAAAGACTTTTTTCTAACATTTCTAAATTTTCTAAAAGCAATTCTTTCTTTTCATCTTTCAAAGCTTTACTCCTTCTTTCAAAGCAAATTCTTTGAAAGTTGATTTTTCATCTCTTGAAAAAGAGATAATATCAATCTTTTGTTCTCCGAAACGTTT
Protein-coding regions in this window:
- a CDS encoding thiamine biosynthesis protein ThiS, whose translation is MGKILVEIGNCVKEVEIKRKSIRVDRLLELLGIYPETAVVVKDGELLCDDEKITDGEKVKVVIATSKG
- the ruvX gene encoding Holliday junction resolvase RuvX, with amino-acid sequence MKRVMALDVGFKKIGVAVSDPLLLTARPYTIIYRKSNKETFKELLKIIDDLNVGKVLISIPINSQGEITKIGEKFKKFANKFSEYLKSIGKEIEIEFVDESYSTLEAKELYKTLGKKEKDELDDVAAALLLKEWLEKKSSTS
- a CDS encoding Xaa-Pro peptidase family protein, which codes for MHEKIISKIRSLGCDGYVSFDSAENYYLTGFSSSFGVSVLFSSGDCIFFTDGRYFEKAKEELKNWNVRLFKTWNEFFKDEKVKRFQKVIVDPSRLKLSTFRKLSSHFEVVEEEGFLNEFRVIKTQEEISLITRAINIAEISLKSVLHLLKPGITEKEFRKELLNAFFKFGGEGEAFEIIVASGKGSTIPHWKTSNKEIKDGDVVIIDFGTVYRGYVSDITRTFLIGNVPYEIKRIYEVVKEAQEIGIKALKAGKACKEVDLIVRNYIEERGYGEYFVHSTGHGIGVEVHEAPILSKRSVEVLKEGMVVTVEPGIYIPELGGVRIEDNCLITEDGCFVLSDLEK
- the hslU gene encoding ATP-dependent protease ATPase subunit HslU, with product MFGKLFGKGDEKKKETISEKFLTPKEIVKELDKYIIGQKEAKKAVAIALRNRWRRQRLPEDMRDEVAPKNIIMIGPTGVGKTEIARRLAKLVKAPFIKVEATKFTEVGYVGRDVESIIRDLVEIAINMVKEEKMEAVMERAKELAYDRLAEIMVPEPQDQKQSIQNLFDVFLSPQKAQDYDLEKEKARIKDERNRIKKLLKEGKLDDEIVEIAVTVETPSVNVIGVGGDLANLQDMLSSIFPKPKKLRKMKAKEALRYLAQEEAQKLIDMDEVIREAIDRVENQGIVFIDEIDKVAARSGGKGPDVSREGVQRDLLPIVEGSKVSTKYGLVRTDHILFIAAGAFHIAKPSDLLPELQGRFPIRVELKPLTKEDFVKILTEPK
- a CDS encoding cyclic-phosphate processing receiver domain-containing protein; the encoded protein is MKIYLDDTRTPPPGYTLVRSVNELKEIVKRYGKDIEVLDLDNYMGEFYHLGGNGIDFVKWLEEAVILGEVELNPNVKITSHSSDSFAAREIEEIGKSIKAILRSRR
- the hslV gene encoding ATP-dependent protease subunit HslV, coding for MNFHATTICAVLRDGKVAMAGDGQVTLGNTIFKNGARKVRKIYGGRVLVGFAGSVADAFSLLERFEDKLQTFSGNLLKSAVELAKDWRTDRVLRRLEAMLLVADRTKILLISGNGDVIEPDIPVMAIGSGGAYAQAAATALYENTDLSAKEIALKSLEIAGKICVYTNTNIVVEELE
- a CDS encoding HslU--HslV peptidase ATPase subunit — translated: ALTKQYKALLETEGVEIEFTPDGIEEIARIAEEANTKAENIGARRLHTVMEKLLEDISFDAPEMKGQKIIIDREYVRGKLEGIIESEDLTKYIL